The proteins below come from a single Campylobacter concisus genomic window:
- a CDS encoding host-nuclease inhibitor Gam family protein — translation MQINSFSDVDVALKRLCEVSVGIEKINGEVTLECNRIKEARKSEVERLESEKSFLEQQITLFCEDNKAEFAEKRSKEFTFGEIGYRISKSVRVPTVKAKLESLLSSIKAFGLGKECIIYEEKPNKEALAELKDEDLVKLGLKRVVKDNFRIVPKIESLEIGK, via the coding sequence ATGCAAATAAATAGTTTTAGCGACGTAGACGTCGCTTTAAAAAGACTATGCGAAGTAAGCGTAGGTATAGAAAAAATTAACGGTGAAGTAACGCTTGAGTGTAACCGTATAAAAGAAGCTAGAAAGAGCGAAGTTGAAAGACTCGAGAGCGAAAAAAGCTTTTTAGAGCAGCAAATCACACTATTTTGTGAGGACAATAAGGCTGAATTCGCAGAAAAACGCTCAAAAGAATTTACTTTCGGCGAGATCGGCTACCGCATAAGCAAAAGCGTAAGAGTACCTACCGTAAAAGCCAAGCTTGAGAGTTTGTTAAGCTCAATAAAGGCATTTGGATTAGGTAAAGAGTGCATTATATATGAAGAAAAGCCTAACAAGGAAGCACTTGCGGAGCTAAAAGACGAGGATTTAGTAAAACTCGGTCTTAAAAGAGTAGTGAAAGATAATTTTAGGATAGTGCCTAAGATAGAGAGCCTGGAGATAGGAAAATGA